In a single window of the Pseudodesulfovibrio profundus genome:
- the yajC gene encoding preprotein translocase subunit YajC: protein MFFDSVAYAMAPPAGGGGAPGGLAGILGGPLPMLVLMFAIFYFLLIRPQQKKQKQHKAMLDALKKGDKVWTNGGILGTISEIDGDNLTIEIAQGVNVVIKRGFVADKDGKPAADEKKK, encoded by the coding sequence ATGTTCTTCGATTCCGTAGCCTACGCAATGGCTCCGCCTGCTGGTGGTGGAGGCGCGCCCGGTGGACTGGCTGGTATTCTTGGTGGTCCGCTGCCGATGCTGGTTTTGATGTTCGCTATCTTTTACTTCCTGCTCATCCGCCCGCAGCAAAAGAAGCAAAAACAGCACAAAGCCATGCTGGACGCCCTGAAGAAGGGTGACAAGGTCTGGACCAATGGCGGCATCCTCGGCACTATTTCCGAAATTGACGGTGACAACCTCACTATCGAAATTGCCCAGGGAGTCAATGTTGTCATTAAGCGTGGTTTCGTCGCCGACAAAGACGGCAAGCCCGCTGCAGACGAAAAGAAGAAGTAG
- the secD gene encoding protein translocase subunit SecD, whose protein sequence is MQSLRIRIITTLIVLAIGLGYMLPSIPGVAGSSLANILPGDAVNLGLDLKGGIHLTLGVDMDTAMQNNLARLGDDLKATARDEEVFVLRPTVLSDSRIEMTLLKGDQKDQFESAVNDYSPFNVESTESLDGGKIKYILAVSPQYKEEMTKLTLDQAIKTIRNRIDQFGVAEPDIRKQQGNRIQIQLPGLQDPERAINIIGQTAHLEFKMVDDAADIEKALKGIVAPGRELSVLMNKLPDGSYSETPIVVKKDAVLTGEYISDAKVQLDTWNQPYVSITFNARGGTIFANLTGDNVNKRMAIVLDGKVYSAPVIQEKISGGRASITGNFTRDEARDLAVVLRAGSLPAPVDILEQRSVGPSLGQESIDKGIMSAMLGMGMVLIFMVIYYGFAGFVADVVLCLNIMLILGGLAAFGATLTLPGIAGIILTIGMAVDANVIIFERIREELRRGLTARAAIAEGYSKATLTILDANVTTVIAAIILYQFGTGPVRGFAVTLTLGIITSMFTAIFVSRILFDLYTKGRSETDKLSI, encoded by the coding sequence ATGCAGAGTCTGCGCATAAGAATCATCACAACCCTGATCGTACTGGCGATTGGACTTGGCTACATGTTGCCTTCCATTCCCGGCGTTGCAGGGTCGTCGCTCGCAAACATACTACCTGGCGACGCGGTCAATCTCGGTCTGGACCTGAAGGGTGGTATCCACCTGACTCTTGGTGTCGATATGGACACTGCCATGCAAAACAATCTTGCTCGCCTCGGTGATGATCTCAAGGCAACTGCAAGGGACGAAGAAGTTTTTGTCTTACGTCCAACTGTTTTGTCCGACAGTCGGATTGAAATGACCCTACTCAAAGGTGACCAAAAAGATCAGTTTGAAAGTGCTGTAAACGATTACAGCCCCTTCAACGTTGAATCGACCGAGTCACTGGACGGTGGAAAAATTAAGTATATTTTAGCCGTTTCTCCCCAATACAAAGAAGAAATGACTAAGCTGACCCTGGATCAAGCCATCAAGACTATCCGTAACCGAATAGATCAATTCGGCGTGGCTGAACCAGATATCCGCAAGCAGCAGGGGAATCGTATTCAGATTCAGTTGCCTGGACTGCAGGACCCGGAAAGAGCCATTAATATCATTGGTCAGACCGCACACCTCGAGTTCAAGATGGTGGACGATGCTGCTGATATTGAAAAAGCTCTCAAAGGGATTGTGGCTCCTGGGCGTGAGCTTTCCGTTCTCATGAACAAACTCCCTGATGGTTCTTACTCTGAAACACCGATCGTCGTTAAGAAGGATGCCGTGTTGACAGGTGAGTACATCTCGGACGCCAAGGTCCAGTTGGACACCTGGAATCAGCCTTACGTATCCATTACATTTAATGCTCGCGGTGGAACTATTTTTGCCAACCTGACAGGTGATAACGTAAACAAGCGTATGGCCATTGTGCTGGATGGTAAAGTTTACTCAGCACCGGTCATTCAGGAAAAGATCTCCGGCGGCCGCGCATCCATCACCGGCAACTTCACTCGTGATGAAGCCCGTGATCTCGCTGTCGTGCTTCGAGCCGGTTCTTTGCCTGCTCCTGTTGACATCCTTGAGCAGCGCTCTGTTGGCCCGTCTCTTGGACAGGAATCTATTGATAAAGGTATCATGTCCGCCATGCTTGGCATGGGTATGGTCCTCATTTTCATGGTCATTTACTACGGCTTTGCCGGATTTGTGGCAGACGTTGTACTTTGCTTGAATATCATGTTGATTCTTGGTGGCCTCGCAGCCTTTGGAGCAACACTCACTCTGCCTGGTATTGCAGGTATCATCCTGACTATCGGTATGGCTGTTGACGCTAACGTCATTATCTTTGAACGTATCCGTGAGGAACTACGTCGAGGATTGACTGCTAGAGCCGCCATTGCCGAAGGGTACAGCAAAGCAACCCTGACCATCCTGGATGCTAACGTAACCACTGTTATTGCGGCCATTATCCTTTACCAATTCGGTACAGGCCCGGTTCGTGGTTTTGCGGTAACGCTTACGCTTGGCATTATTACATCCATGTTTACGGCTATTTTTGTGTCTCGAATCCTTTTCGATCTGTACACAAAAGGCCGTTCCGAAACCGACAAGCTGAGCATTTAA
- a CDS encoding GltB/FmdC/FwdC-like GXGXG domain-containing protein — protein sequence MVTKRKQKTLTAGRTYYKQFNEEIRACIEDGVNHFILKDCNGQRYIGTALEGDIKFDIYGVPGQDLAAFMRGPYIRIHNNAQDGVGNTMDGGRIVIEGLAGDVIGYAMRGGDIFIQGDVGYRVGIHMKAYLDHQPKIVVGGKAGDFLGEYMAGGIILLLGMFSDKPDAPVAGRSLGTGMHGGVIYVRGEVPEYQLGPGLQAQPVDSDDLEIIKELVEDYAKELKLDSKEIMDESFVKIRPFSHRPYGNLYVAC from the coding sequence ATGGTCACCAAAAGAAAACAGAAAACCCTGACCGCAGGGCGTACATATTATAAGCAGTTCAATGAAGAAATCCGAGCCTGCATCGAAGATGGTGTGAACCACTTCATCCTTAAGGATTGCAACGGTCAACGGTATATTGGGACTGCCCTTGAAGGTGATATAAAATTCGACATTTATGGTGTGCCAGGCCAGGATTTGGCAGCTTTTATGCGCGGTCCCTATATCCGCATTCATAACAATGCGCAGGATGGGGTCGGAAACACCATGGACGGAGGTCGAATTGTCATCGAAGGACTTGCTGGCGATGTCATTGGTTACGCAATGCGCGGTGGTGATATTTTTATCCAGGGTGACGTAGGGTATAGGGTCGGAATACATATGAAAGCCTACCTTGATCATCAGCCTAAAATTGTCGTGGGCGGCAAGGCTGGCGACTTCCTCGGTGAATATATGGCTGGCGGAATTATTTTGCTCTTGGGTATGTTTTCTGATAAGCCTGATGCGCCTGTTGCGGGACGAAGTCTCGGAACAGGGATGCATGGCGGCGTAATTTATGTCCGCGGCGAGGTGCCTGAATATCAACTGGGGCCCGGTTTGCAAGCGCAGCCGGTTGACTCGGATGATCTTGAAATAATTAAGGAACTTGTCGAAGACTACGCCAAAGAACTGAAGCTGGACAGTAAAGAAATTATGGATGAGAGCTTCGTAAAGATACGACCTTTCTCTCATCGTCCTTACGGCAACTTGTACGTTGCGTGTTAA